In the genome of Halapricum salinum, one region contains:
- a CDS encoding FAD-dependent oxidoreductase yields the protein MDQQLLTVTAIESVGPDSVAIHFETPADFSASPGQFVKLTLDTPEGEESRFYTISSPDVEDTFEITVEIDSEGAVGPLLDELEAGDSVRVAGPFGSSYYEGEQRVVVLAGGPGVGPAVGIGERAIADGNDAAIVYRDSDPIHQDRLEALSEADAFVRIVADGQDLTDPVADALESVGDGAQVFVYGFADFLDAATSAIEAAGGEPDEAKVENFG from the coding sequence ATGGACCAACAGCTGCTCACCGTCACCGCCATCGAGTCGGTCGGCCCCGATTCGGTCGCCATCCACTTCGAGACGCCTGCCGACTTCTCGGCCAGCCCCGGACAGTTCGTCAAGTTGACCCTCGACACTCCCGAAGGTGAGGAATCCCGGTTCTACACGATCTCCTCGCCCGACGTCGAGGACACCTTCGAGATCACCGTCGAGATCGACTCCGAGGGCGCGGTCGGCCCGCTGCTGGACGAACTGGAGGCCGGCGATTCGGTGCGCGTCGCTGGCCCGTTCGGCAGTTCCTACTACGAAGGCGAGCAGCGCGTCGTCGTCCTCGCTGGCGGCCCCGGCGTCGGCCCCGCGGTCGGGATCGGCGAACGCGCGATCGCGGACGGCAACGACGCCGCCATCGTCTATCGCGACAGCGACCCGATCCATCAGGACCGCCTGGAAGCACTGTCGGAGGCGGACGCGTTCGTCCGAATCGTCGCCGACGGCCAGGACCTGACCGATCCCGTCGCCGACGCGCTCGAATCTGTGGGAGACGGCGCGCAGGTGTTCGTCTACGGGTTCGCCGACTTCCTGGACGCCGCGACCTCCGCCATCGAGGCCGCGGGTGGGGAGCCTGACGAAGCCAAAGTAGAAAACTTCGGCTGA